A part of Myxococcus landrumus genomic DNA contains:
- a CDS encoding glycosyltransferase family 4 protein → MRRPYTLIAGDFVATGGMDRANLALAMWLAKQGGPVRLVAHRIADELRAFPNVRFVRVPKPANAYLLGEPLLNAMGRAWALRTRAEGGRVLANGGNCAVPGANWVHYVHGAYVSEPVGGLLRRLKGRVSHHRYVNDERKALWRSRVILANSERTKADLVAATGVPEARVHVVYYGSDPERFHPVSPEERSAARAELGWAEGRRVALFIGALGDRRKGFDTLFNAWARLNANADWGVDLKVVGVGAQRETWEQEARARGLSERIEFLGFRRDVPKLLSAADLLVAPTRYEAYGLGVHEALCTGLPAVVSRSAGVAERYPEALRGLLLEDPDDVDGLVRALESWRAHEAGQSPHVAALSERLRAWTWDHMAEALVQVMEREG, encoded by the coding sequence ATGCGAAGACCCTACACGCTCATCGCCGGTGACTTCGTCGCGACTGGTGGCATGGACCGGGCCAACCTGGCGCTGGCAATGTGGCTGGCGAAGCAGGGCGGCCCCGTGCGGCTGGTGGCCCATCGAATCGCGGACGAGCTGCGAGCCTTTCCCAACGTGCGCTTCGTGCGCGTGCCCAAACCCGCGAACGCCTATCTGTTGGGCGAGCCGCTCCTGAACGCCATGGGGCGTGCGTGGGCGCTGCGCACGCGGGCCGAAGGGGGGCGCGTCCTGGCCAACGGCGGCAACTGCGCGGTGCCCGGTGCGAACTGGGTGCACTACGTCCATGGGGCGTATGTCTCGGAGCCGGTGGGTGGGCTGCTTCGCCGCCTCAAGGGGCGGGTGAGTCACCATCGCTACGTGAACGACGAGCGCAAGGCGCTGTGGCGCTCGCGGGTCATCCTGGCGAACTCGGAGCGGACGAAGGCGGACCTGGTGGCGGCCACGGGGGTGCCCGAGGCGAGGGTGCACGTCGTCTACTACGGCAGCGACCCGGAGCGTTTCCATCCCGTGTCGCCCGAGGAACGAAGCGCGGCGAGAGCGGAGCTGGGGTGGGCGGAGGGGCGCCGCGTGGCTCTCTTCATCGGGGCGCTGGGAGACCGTCGCAAGGGCTTTGATACGTTGTTCAACGCGTGGGCCCGGCTGAACGCGAACGCGGATTGGGGCGTGGACCTCAAGGTCGTCGGCGTGGGCGCGCAGCGGGAGACGTGGGAGCAGGAGGCGCGAGCCCGAGGGCTGTCGGAGCGCATCGAGTTCCTCGGCTTCCGTCGCGATGTGCCCAAGCTGCTGTCGGCCGCGGACCTGTTGGTGGCGCCCACGCGGTACGAGGCGTACGGGCTGGGCGTCCACGAGGCCCTGTGCACGGGATTGCCCGCGGTGGTGAGCCGCTCGGCCGGAGTGGCGGAGCGCTACCCGGAGGCGCTGCGAGGGTTGTTGCTGGAGGACCCGGACGATGTGGACGGGCTCGTCCGCGCGCTGGAGTCCTGGCGAGCACACGAAGCGGGCCAGTCACCCCACGTGGCCGCGCTGTCCGAGCGTCTGCGCGCGTGGACCTGGGACCACATGGCCGAGGCGCTCGTGCAGGTGATGGAGCGGGAAGGCTGA
- a CDS encoding serine/threonine-protein kinase — translation MSPSRKCPRCGVKHRQGVTVCPKEVFRADVVASGGPYRAGDVEEDTDGDTHKSERGALQPPANPKPAAPNAPIVNAARMLKWEESVTRDMLVGTKVGDYVLKRRIGSGGMGIVYEGEHALIGQRVAIKVLRPDVVEGRRARDLATEARAASAIRHRGIIDIFGFGAIPDVGQYLVMEYLEGTPLDEVIHQRAPLPDSEVLRILDALLSALGAAHAAGVIHRDLKPGNVYIVRDEDGAEAVKVLDFGIAKRSEAPHGSTPQTHANSMVGTPEYIAPEQALGQQVSPQTDLYSVGIIAYEMLTRRLPFDGSSPMAIVVQHVRTPPPRPSTFVELNPALEALVLRLLAKEPSQRPTSAEAVRRELKLILASLTEGVTRLSPVKAEARHPSEETQVMPPRQGLRERRGKDGRRGARPGAVVPGSWTATPTMLLEQTTFDAPSSRLARPRKWWWAVGMAALLVMVGGWAVLAS, via the coding sequence ATGAGTCCTTCGCGCAAGTGCCCCCGCTGTGGGGTGAAACACCGCCAGGGTGTGACGGTCTGCCCGAAAGAGGTGTTTCGAGCGGACGTCGTCGCGTCGGGTGGTCCGTATCGCGCGGGCGACGTCGAAGAGGACACGGACGGAGACACGCACAAGAGCGAGCGGGGCGCGTTGCAGCCTCCCGCGAACCCGAAGCCCGCGGCGCCGAATGCGCCCATCGTGAACGCAGCCCGGATGTTGAAGTGGGAGGAGTCCGTCACCCGCGACATGCTGGTGGGCACGAAGGTGGGCGACTACGTGCTCAAGCGCCGGATTGGCAGCGGCGGCATGGGCATCGTCTACGAGGGAGAGCACGCGCTCATCGGGCAGCGCGTGGCCATCAAGGTCCTTCGCCCCGACGTCGTGGAAGGTCGGCGCGCCAGGGACCTGGCCACGGAGGCTCGCGCGGCGTCGGCCATCCGCCACCGTGGCATCATCGACATCTTTGGCTTTGGCGCCATTCCGGACGTCGGGCAGTACCTGGTGATGGAGTACCTGGAGGGCACGCCACTGGATGAGGTCATCCACCAGCGCGCGCCCCTGCCGGACTCGGAGGTCCTCCGGATATTGGATGCGCTGCTCAGCGCGCTGGGCGCGGCGCACGCCGCGGGAGTCATCCACCGGGACCTCAAGCCCGGCAATGTCTACATCGTGCGCGACGAGGACGGCGCGGAGGCGGTGAAGGTCCTCGACTTCGGCATCGCCAAGCGCAGCGAAGCGCCCCATGGAAGCACGCCGCAGACCCACGCCAACTCGATGGTCGGCACGCCCGAGTACATCGCGCCGGAGCAGGCGTTGGGGCAGCAGGTGAGTCCGCAGACGGACCTGTATTCGGTGGGCATCATCGCCTACGAGATGCTGACGCGCCGGCTGCCCTTCGATGGGTCGTCGCCCATGGCCATCGTCGTGCAGCACGTCCGCACGCCACCGCCCAGGCCCTCCACCTTCGTGGAGTTGAATCCCGCGCTGGAGGCGCTGGTGTTGCGCCTGCTCGCGAAGGAGCCCTCGCAGCGGCCCACCTCCGCCGAGGCCGTGCGGCGCGAATTGAAGCTCATCCTCGCGTCGCTCACCGAGGGCGTCACACGGCTGTCCCCGGTCAAGGCGGAGGCGCGGCATCCCTCGGAGGAGACCCAGGTGATGCCACCCCGGCAGGGACTTCGCGAGCGGCGGGGGAAGGACGGCCGTCGTGGAGCGCGCCCGGGAGCGGTGGTCCCCGGGAGTTGGACGGCGACGCCCACGATGTTGCTGGAACAGACGACCTTCGATGCACCGAGCAGCCGTCTGGCGCGCCCACGAAAGTGGTGGTGGGCGGTGGGCATGGCCGCCTTGCTGGTGATGGTGGGCGGCTGGGCCGTGCTGGCGTCGTGA
- a CDS encoding glycosyltransferase family 4 protein, which yields MRVLFLNPVGIVGGAERALLDLMACLRHLDPGLSLHLFAGTPGPLLDEARALGVDAKLLELPPALSALGDSALRGRGPLEALRFARSLAPAPLLLADHGRTLRREVANLRPEVVHSNGIKTHLLSAATVGLRLKRVWHIHDFLGERPLVRRALKTLAPLASVAIANSRAVGEDARAVLRGVPIHVVYNGVDVERFAPASQARVDLDSLAGLPRAPDGTLRVGLVATYARWKGHDVFLDAAEELTRLEPSLPVRFYLVGGPLYQTPGSQFSEDELRRRIDHLKLTGRVGLVPFQSEPASVYRALDVFVHASTRREPFGLTIAEALACARPAIVSSESGAAEALTQGVDVLAIPPGDSRSLVDALRTLLRDEALRTRLAQAARHTAVERFSRERYAREMLTVYRSLMNGG from the coding sequence ATGCGAGTCCTCTTCCTCAACCCGGTAGGTATCGTCGGCGGGGCCGAGCGTGCGCTGCTGGATTTGATGGCGTGCTTGCGCCACCTGGACCCGGGGCTGTCGCTGCACCTGTTCGCGGGGACTCCGGGCCCGCTGCTCGACGAGGCGCGCGCGTTGGGAGTCGACGCGAAGCTCCTCGAGCTCCCGCCCGCGCTGTCCGCCCTGGGAGACAGCGCGCTGCGAGGGCGAGGTCCGCTGGAGGCCCTGCGCTTCGCACGAAGCCTCGCTCCCGCGCCCCTGCTCCTCGCGGACCATGGCCGCACACTTCGGCGCGAGGTCGCGAACCTCCGGCCAGAGGTCGTGCACTCCAATGGCATCAAGACGCACCTGCTGAGCGCCGCCACCGTGGGGCTTCGCTTGAAGCGCGTCTGGCACATCCACGACTTTCTCGGCGAGCGCCCCTTGGTGCGGCGCGCGCTGAAAACCCTGGCACCGCTCGCCTCCGTGGCCATCGCCAACTCCCGCGCGGTGGGCGAGGACGCCCGAGCCGTGCTCCGAGGCGTCCCCATCCACGTCGTCTACAACGGGGTGGATGTGGAGCGCTTCGCTCCGGCGTCACAGGCCCGCGTGGACCTGGACTCGCTGGCGGGCCTGCCTCGCGCTCCGGACGGCACGCTGCGGGTGGGGCTGGTCGCCACCTACGCGCGCTGGAAGGGCCACGATGTCTTCCTGGACGCGGCCGAGGAGCTGACCCGTCTGGAGCCGTCGCTCCCGGTCCGCTTCTATCTGGTGGGCGGGCCGCTGTACCAGACGCCGGGCTCCCAGTTCTCCGAGGACGAGCTGCGCCGGCGCATCGACCACCTGAAGCTCACCGGACGCGTGGGGCTGGTGCCGTTCCAATCGGAGCCCGCGTCCGTCTACCGGGCCCTGGATGTCTTCGTGCACGCGAGCACGCGACGGGAGCCGTTTGGCCTCACCATCGCGGAGGCACTCGCGTGTGCGCGGCCCGCCATCGTCTCCAGCGAGAGCGGCGCGGCCGAGGCGCTCACGCAGGGCGTGGATGTCCTCGCCATTCCTCCGGGGGATTCGCGCTCCCTGGTGGATGCACTCCGCACGCTGCTGCGAGACGAGGCCCTGCGCACGCGGCTGGCCCAGGCGGCGCGGCACACCGCCGTGGAGCGCTTCTCTCGTGAGCGCTACGCGCGCGAGATGCTCACCGTGTACCGCTCCCTCATGAACGGCGGCTGA
- a CDS encoding glycosyltransferase family 4 protein — protein sequence MDPREEGWPSMDLVGEALLDGLTAHPREVSVQGLRPSLPTLVRRLPRVGERRAAFNADRLLGRFGRYPAEALLARRRFDAFHIVDHTYAQLAHVLPASRTGVYCFDLDAFRSVVEPHRDARPAWFRLMAKTQLRGLERAAIVFHPTQAIRDELLAHGLVDPSRLVSAPLGVSPEYRREPTSGDRSQQVLSALGGRPYLLHVGSAIPRKRLDVLFEVFAALRARYPDLRLVQQGGALNASQREQVTRLGIGDALLQPPFQERATLAGLYRNAKAVLIPSEAEGFGLPLVEALACGAPVVASDLPVLREVGEGTCLYCPVGDVPSWTRTLDALLSGDTPAPPLDLRLARAARFTWAAHARTVLDAYLRLVA from the coding sequence ATGGACCCTCGCGAGGAGGGATGGCCCAGCATGGACCTGGTGGGCGAGGCCCTCCTCGATGGCCTCACCGCGCATCCCCGCGAGGTGTCTGTCCAAGGACTGCGCCCCTCGCTGCCCACGCTGGTCCGCCGCCTGCCGCGAGTGGGTGAGCGACGTGCCGCGTTCAATGCGGACCGCCTGCTCGGCCGCTTCGGACGCTACCCCGCGGAGGCACTGCTCGCGCGACGGCGCTTCGACGCGTTCCACATCGTGGACCACACCTACGCGCAACTGGCGCATGTGCTTCCCGCCTCGCGCACCGGTGTCTATTGCTTCGACCTGGATGCGTTCCGCTCCGTCGTGGAGCCGCACCGGGACGCTCGCCCCGCCTGGTTCCGGCTCATGGCGAAGACCCAGCTCCGAGGCCTCGAGCGCGCCGCCATCGTCTTCCATCCCACGCAGGCCATCCGCGACGAACTGCTCGCACACGGACTGGTGGACCCGTCCCGGCTCGTCTCGGCGCCGCTGGGTGTCTCGCCCGAGTACCGCAGGGAGCCCACCTCCGGAGACCGCAGTCAGCAGGTGCTCTCCGCGCTGGGTGGACGGCCTTATCTCTTGCATGTCGGCAGCGCGATTCCTCGCAAGCGCCTGGATGTCCTCTTCGAGGTCTTCGCCGCGCTGCGCGCCCGCTACCCCGACCTGCGATTGGTGCAGCAGGGCGGCGCGCTCAACGCGTCCCAGCGCGAGCAGGTGACCCGTCTGGGCATCGGTGATGCGCTGCTCCAGCCTCCTTTCCAGGAGCGCGCCACCCTCGCGGGCCTGTACCGGAACGCGAAGGCCGTGCTCATCCCCAGCGAAGCCGAGGGCTTCGGACTCCCGCTCGTCGAGGCGCTCGCGTGTGGTGCTCCCGTCGTGGCCAGTGACTTGCCCGTGCTCCGGGAGGTCGGCGAGGGGACCTGCCTGTACTGCCCCGTGGGTGACGTGCCCTCCTGGACGCGGACGCTGGATGCGTTGCTCTCGGGAGACACGCCGGCGCCACCGCTCGACCTCCGGCTGGCTCGGGCCGCGCGCTTCACCTGGGCCGCGCACGCTCGCACCGTGCTGGATGCCTATCTGCGGCTCGTGGCCTGA
- a CDS encoding glycosyltransferase family 4 protein, whose product MQRPRRLVTVSHSYVVTLNRRLANELARVGSGNWDVSVVAPRFFRGELRPIQLQSEPGEPAKVRAVRGFFSRFPHAFLYGPELRDALRSNVDLVHAWEEPFVFAGAEVAMLTPRRVPLVFSTYQNLSKRYPPPFAQAERYVVGSCAGWIAGGETVKENLLGRPGYVSRPSCIIPMGVDTEVFQPDRAAGDSVLRELGWERAGPPVIGYLGRFVPEKGLPLLMGALEQLQTPWRALFTGGGPMEPELRAWAARQGDRVRILTGVSHERVPQVLNAMDLLCAPSQTTPQWKEQFGRMISEAFACGVPVLASNSGEIPHTMGDAGLVLPEADTAAWTRALANLLESPERRRELATRSRERAIMRFSWPVIARAHLDFFDTLLARR is encoded by the coding sequence ATGCAGCGGCCTCGCAGACTCGTCACCGTGTCGCACTCCTACGTCGTCACGCTCAATCGGCGCCTCGCCAATGAGCTGGCGCGCGTCGGGAGTGGCAACTGGGACGTCAGCGTGGTGGCGCCCCGGTTCTTCCGTGGGGAGCTTCGTCCCATCCAGCTCCAATCGGAGCCCGGTGAGCCCGCCAAGGTGCGCGCCGTGCGCGGCTTCTTCAGCCGCTTCCCCCATGCATTCCTCTATGGCCCCGAGCTGCGCGATGCGCTCCGAAGCAACGTGGACCTGGTCCATGCGTGGGAGGAGCCCTTCGTCTTCGCGGGCGCGGAGGTGGCGATGCTCACGCCTCGCCGCGTGCCCCTGGTCTTCAGCACGTACCAGAACCTGTCCAAGCGCTACCCGCCGCCGTTCGCACAAGCGGAGCGCTACGTCGTCGGGAGCTGCGCGGGCTGGATTGCCGGTGGCGAGACGGTGAAGGAGAACCTGCTGGGCAGGCCCGGCTATGTGTCGCGTCCCTCCTGCATCATCCCCATGGGCGTGGACACGGAGGTCTTCCAACCCGACCGCGCGGCGGGAGACTCCGTGCTGCGCGAGCTGGGCTGGGAGAGAGCAGGGCCTCCAGTCATCGGCTACCTGGGACGCTTCGTCCCCGAGAAGGGCCTGCCCCTCCTGATGGGTGCGCTGGAACAACTCCAGACACCCTGGCGCGCGCTCTTCACAGGGGGCGGCCCGATGGAGCCGGAGCTTCGCGCGTGGGCCGCGCGCCAGGGCGACCGTGTGCGCATCCTCACCGGCGTCTCCCACGAGCGAGTCCCCCAGGTGCTCAACGCCATGGACCTGCTCTGCGCTCCCAGCCAGACGACGCCCCAGTGGAAGGAGCAGTTCGGGCGCATGATTTCGGAGGCGTTCGCGTGCGGCGTGCCGGTCCTCGCGAGCAACTCCGGTGAGATTCCTCACACCATGGGCGACGCGGGACTCGTGCTCCCGGAAGCAGACACCGCCGCGTGGACGCGCGCCCTCGCGAACCTGCTGGAGAGCCCCGAGCGTCGGCGAGAGCTGGCCACGCGCAGCCGAGAGCGCGCCATCATGCGCTTCTCGTGGCCCGTCATCGCCCGCGCGCACCTGGACTTCTTCGACACCCTGCTCGCCCGGCGCTGA
- a CDS encoding O-antigen ligase family protein, whose protein sequence is MSPPRSPLTARPGLQGPGVLGRRFVRRGPDAPLEVVGEPAAAPNQAQPPASKQGLLSSSKLVPLFVAMLIGCQLLLLVNAIAPLRMVVRILAFGLSLALLVLVPGRALKHPALPFVLGAMGVTALNFFHPGTVSPLGGAAQLGIQLSIMAPLFWVTRLSIDSKTFRLTLALLFFFNTASAALGVLQVYFPGRFQPVISSAVQSQGDSYLRSLEFETASGARVFRPMGLTDMPGGAATGAFYAVLLGSGFLLSSRRGAARWVSAGGILVGLVSLYLCQVRAIALTLGVCLAAMSFVLMLSGRLARLVKLVAVVGTAAVFAFGWAVAVGGDAVQSRWNSLFEAKPEDVYRSNRGHFLEGTFEYLLPEYPLGAGLGRYGMANAYFGDNSDPEHPPLWAEIQWTAWVYDGGALVMLLYPLGVLVSMAWVFQAARRREDLGEEFWLWGSVIFAYNLGALALTFSYPFFMSQVGMEFWLLNAALFGAWNHAKTLHAHRR, encoded by the coding sequence GTGAGTCCGCCGCGCTCGCCCCTCACGGCGAGGCCTGGGCTTCAGGGCCCTGGGGTGCTCGGGCGCAGGTTCGTCCGCCGAGGCCCGGATGCTCCGCTGGAGGTCGTGGGCGAGCCCGCAGCAGCGCCGAATCAGGCGCAGCCGCCCGCCTCCAAACAAGGGCTGCTGTCGTCGAGCAAGCTGGTGCCGCTGTTCGTCGCGATGCTCATCGGCTGCCAGTTGCTGCTGCTGGTGAACGCCATCGCCCCACTGCGCATGGTGGTGCGCATCCTGGCGTTCGGCTTGAGCCTCGCATTGCTGGTGCTCGTGCCGGGGCGCGCCTTGAAGCATCCGGCGCTGCCCTTCGTGCTGGGGGCCATGGGCGTCACGGCGCTCAACTTCTTCCATCCGGGGACGGTGAGTCCGCTGGGGGGCGCCGCGCAGCTCGGCATCCAGCTCTCCATCATGGCGCCGCTGTTCTGGGTGACGCGGCTGTCCATCGACTCGAAGACGTTCCGGCTCACGCTGGCGCTGCTGTTCTTCTTCAACACGGCCAGCGCGGCGTTGGGGGTGCTCCAGGTCTACTTCCCGGGCCGCTTCCAGCCCGTCATCTCATCCGCGGTGCAGTCGCAGGGAGATTCGTACCTGCGCAGCCTGGAGTTCGAGACCGCGAGTGGCGCGCGCGTCTTCCGTCCCATGGGGTTGACGGACATGCCCGGTGGCGCGGCGACGGGCGCCTTCTACGCGGTGCTGCTGGGCAGTGGCTTCCTGCTGTCCTCGCGCAGAGGAGCGGCCCGCTGGGTGAGCGCTGGAGGCATCCTGGTGGGGCTGGTCAGCCTCTATCTCTGCCAGGTGCGTGCGATTGCGTTGACGCTGGGCGTCTGTCTGGCCGCGATGTCCTTCGTGCTCATGTTGAGCGGGCGACTGGCGCGACTGGTGAAGCTGGTCGCGGTGGTGGGGACGGCGGCCGTGTTTGCCTTCGGGTGGGCCGTCGCGGTGGGCGGGGACGCGGTGCAGTCGCGCTGGAACAGCTTGTTCGAGGCGAAGCCCGAGGACGTCTATCGCAGCAACCGGGGCCACTTCCTGGAGGGGACCTTCGAGTACCTGTTGCCGGAGTACCCGCTGGGCGCGGGGCTGGGCCGCTACGGCATGGCCAACGCGTACTTCGGCGACAACTCCGACCCCGAGCACCCTCCGCTGTGGGCGGAGATTCAGTGGACCGCGTGGGTGTACGACGGCGGGGCCCTGGTGATGCTGCTGTATCCGCTGGGCGTGCTGGTGTCGATGGCGTGGGTGTTCCAGGCGGCCCGGAGGCGCGAGGACCTGGGCGAAGAGTTCTGGCTGTGGGGCAGCGTCATCTTCGCGTACAACCTGGGCGCATTGGCGCTGACCTTCAGCTACCCGTTCTTCATGAGCCAGGTGGGCATGGAGTTCTGGCTGCTCAACGCGGCGCTCTTTGGCGCCTGGAATCATGCGAAGACCCTACACGCTCATCGCCGGTGA
- a CDS encoding glycosyltransferase family 4 protein — protein MEDSPRSWHLLTGEYPPQPGGVSDYTRLVAQALAREGQEVHVWTPGESGTFEEDGVTVHRAPGLFLPLGLRWLSRELNRCRAPRRLLLQYVPHAFGMKAMNVPFCAWFASRRQDERWVFFHEIVYPWSLSARPRHQVLAGVTRVMARQVGGAADRAFVSIPSWAEHLPSRIRQRAEWRPVPSTLPASVSATALDAVRATLGPGPWLGHFGTYGSAIRAPLEEALVPLLLKDSRRKALLLGRGSRQFSEELATRHPGLGSRLHSRDSLAPDALVAHLAAMDILVQPYPDGVSTRRTTAMAGLALGLPIVTQTGHLTEPLWKDSGAVALVDGGTPRALIDTTERLLARPEELAALGARAAQVYRERFALERTVETLLRPPPPRSPP, from the coding sequence GTGGAGGACTCGCCTCGCTCCTGGCACCTGCTCACCGGTGAGTATCCTCCCCAGCCGGGCGGCGTCAGCGACTACACCCGGCTCGTCGCACAGGCGCTCGCACGCGAGGGGCAGGAGGTCCATGTCTGGACTCCGGGCGAGTCAGGCACCTTCGAGGAGGACGGTGTCACCGTCCACCGTGCGCCCGGTCTCTTCCTGCCGTTGGGCTTGCGCTGGTTGTCGCGCGAGCTGAACCGCTGCCGAGCGCCCCGAAGGCTGTTGCTCCAGTACGTCCCCCACGCCTTCGGGATGAAGGCGATGAACGTGCCCTTCTGCGCGTGGTTCGCCTCGCGGCGACAGGATGAGCGCTGGGTCTTCTTCCACGAAATCGTCTACCCCTGGAGTCTGTCCGCCAGACCTCGGCACCAGGTGCTGGCGGGTGTGACGCGAGTGATGGCGCGGCAGGTGGGTGGCGCGGCGGACCGGGCCTTCGTGTCGATTCCCTCCTGGGCGGAGCACCTCCCCTCGCGCATCCGCCAGCGCGCGGAGTGGCGCCCCGTTCCCAGCACGCTTCCTGCTTCGGTGTCCGCGACAGCGCTGGACGCGGTGCGCGCGACGCTGGGTCCAGGTCCGTGGCTCGGCCACTTCGGCACCTACGGCTCCGCCATCCGCGCGCCCCTCGAAGAAGCCTTGGTGCCCTTGCTGCTGAAGGACTCCCGGCGCAAGGCGCTGCTGCTCGGACGCGGCAGCCGACAGTTCTCCGAGGAGCTGGCGACGCGCCATCCAGGACTGGGCTCTCGCCTGCACTCGCGGGACTCGCTCGCCCCCGATGCGCTCGTGGCCCACCTCGCGGCCATGGACATCCTGGTGCAGCCGTATCCCGATGGCGTGAGCACCCGCCGCACCACGGCCATGGCGGGGCTCGCCTTGGGATTGCCCATCGTCACCCAGACCGGCCACCTCACGGAGCCGCTCTGGAAGGACTCAGGCGCTGTCGCCCTCGTGGATGGGGGCACGCCTCGCGCGCTCATCGACACCACCGAGCGACTCCTCGCGCGTCCGGAGGAACTCGCCGCGCTGGGGGCTCGCGCGGCGCAGGTCTATCGCGAACGCTTCGCGCTGGAGCGCACGGTGGAGACACTGCTGCGGCCACCGCCGCCTCGGAGCCCGCCTTGA
- a CDS encoding glycosyltransferase family 4 protein has protein sequence MMRVLHVYSGNLYGGIESFLVSLARESVNAPSDTVHEFALCFEGRLADELRAANRVVHSLGAARVGRPWTVWTARRALRALLKQGGYDAAVCHAAWPQALFGPVVRAAGVPLVFFQHDALMGTHWLERWASVTSPELVLANSHYTARSLVNVYPRARYRVRHPLAPQAARVPEASERSLLRADFGASEDDVVIIHASRMQEWKGHRLLLEALGRMREARGWRLWMVGGAQREEEVRYLDGLVAQSKALGLEGRVRFLGQRTDVPRLMRAADLHCQPNTSPEPFGLAFIEALQAGLPVVTTALGGPLEIVDATCGKLVAPDAGALSSALLRLVVDAEARRRLGAAGPARAAMLCGAESFMRGLEEDLRTVVAGAAS, from the coding sequence ATGATGCGCGTGCTGCACGTCTACAGCGGCAACCTCTACGGAGGCATCGAGTCCTTCTTGGTCTCGCTCGCGCGCGAGTCGGTGAATGCTCCTTCGGACACGGTGCATGAGTTCGCGCTGTGCTTTGAGGGACGGCTGGCCGATGAGCTCCGCGCGGCGAACAGGGTGGTGCACTCCCTGGGGGCCGCGAGGGTGGGGCGTCCCTGGACGGTGTGGACCGCGCGCCGGGCACTTCGCGCGTTGTTGAAGCAGGGTGGATACGACGCGGCCGTCTGTCACGCCGCATGGCCGCAGGCTCTGTTCGGTCCAGTGGTCCGCGCGGCCGGTGTGCCGCTGGTGTTCTTCCAGCATGACGCGCTGATGGGGACGCACTGGCTGGAGCGCTGGGCGAGTGTCACCTCGCCGGAGCTGGTGCTGGCCAACAGCCACTACACCGCGCGCTCGTTGGTGAATGTCTATCCTCGCGCGCGGTACCGCGTGCGCCATCCGCTCGCGCCCCAGGCGGCGCGGGTGCCGGAGGCGTCGGAGCGGAGCCTCCTGCGGGCCGACTTCGGCGCGAGCGAGGATGACGTGGTCATCATCCACGCCAGCCGCATGCAGGAGTGGAAGGGGCACCGGCTGTTGCTGGAGGCCCTGGGCCGCATGCGCGAGGCGCGAGGCTGGCGTCTGTGGATGGTGGGCGGTGCCCAGCGAGAGGAAGAGGTGCGGTACCTGGATGGGCTGGTGGCCCAGTCCAAGGCCCTGGGGTTGGAGGGCCGGGTGCGGTTCCTGGGGCAGCGCACGGATGTGCCTCGGCTGATGCGCGCGGCGGACCTGCACTGTCAGCCCAACACCTCGCCGGAGCCCTTTGGCCTCGCGTTCATCGAGGCACTCCAAGCCGGCCTTCCGGTGGTGACGACCGCGCTGGGTGGTCCGTTGGAAATCGTGGATGCGACGTGCGGAAAGCTCGTCGCGCCCGATGCGGGGGCGCTGTCGTCCGCGCTCTTGCGGCTGGTGGTGGACGCGGAGGCTCGGCGCAGGCTCGGGGCGGCGGGTCCGGCTCGCGCGGCGATGCTCTGTGGCGCGGAGTCCTTCATGCGCGGCCTGGAAGAGGACCTGCGCACCGTCGTCGCGGGAGCGGCTTCGTGA